The nucleotide window ggatcaggtgcctacgaaGAGTAATCATCCTCATATCATTGTAGTAAATAGCGttcgctttttttttttgttcacaAGGTTTTGTGCAATATTAATGTATCTAGTTTTAAATAACACATATATTAAACTAAATCATTCCAACGATGTCGTATTCATGTGAAATCTATTTACAGCAAGTATAAGCACACCTTAAACATTTCGTGTAATGGAAGTAACTGCAAAATTGTACACCTTTCAATAAAACAGAATAGGTATGGTCACTTTAAGAATGATGTATGGATACCCATTActtataattatcatatttttaacTACCTAGACATTTGAAAGAGGtagattatttttgtttatttgtttattttactcatatggagaactTATCAAATGTAGGTAGAGCAATGAAATACCTAAGCTACATCACCCAAAGCCGCAACAGTGTCAGACCGTATGTTACATTCGAAAGGCTCGTCAATCACAAATCAAAATCTTTTTGTGAAGTATATAGGTAAAACAATGTCACAattatattttaacattttcgctTTAACAATTTGATTCTAACATTTCTATttcttttacaatttaattaatttctatatttctgattttccaatcttgttttaacatttttgtttctatttttaattcaattcttcttttttttcttttctttttttttttttttttttgctttcacGCTTGTGTTTTATGGTTTtgacattgtttataatttttatacatcttttaaacaattacttcattttgaaataattctgtctgtttattattatcttgagtttatatttttttcaaaaacaagtTCGTAACAAAATTGTCTTCTAATCACCATTTTTTCAATTCTTGTATTCCATTTCGATAACTTTAACGTAAACACATATGGTCATTTTGCGATCGATAGGGTCGATGACATTACCACTCGAGAGTtgacattaaagggactgattcacgacgtccccccaaattttgtttttcactgttaatgatcaaaatttactctcgaatatgtttaaaatatttcacatattcaggttatacattatcatagaagctcattttagagagttcattatttgttttgtaaacaaaggttGTGGGATGTTATTGTTTAAGaagttttgaaaagaaatatatatcgatctaagtttctTATATCCTATTACATCCTATAAGTTAAAGTTAGGCTCTCAAGGGCCcatataaaaaaatcaacctTTCACAATGTGCATGATCGATGCAATGGTATTTCATTAACAAATACAGTAGATAAAGTAGAATATAAAGCAATATGTTATCAGCATATGTACACATATTTATCTTCGAACATAATAATTTTGACTGTCTTATCAAAGAAATACCACGTAACGTGCAAAACAAAATCCTGCACACAATAACACAAACTTTCTCAGTGAGAAGACAGAACAAAGTAATGGATACTTTCCTCTGATTCAATACAAAATGTACGAAATATTAACAATTGATATCCCGAgacaatatacacaatatatcaaaCAATACAGTACTATTCAAAGTGATGATTGAAATCTCAATAGCCCAGTATTTAACCAAAATGACATAACagcttttaaaaatacacatgtCTAGCGTCTACGATTATGATTTACACTTCATTTTTGTGTCAATAAATTAACTCATGTAAGTTTAACTTTGACCCATTTTCCAAATAATTGTCTATACGAGAAACGAGATTGATAATGCAATCATTTTTATCAGTTTTACCTGACTCATTATATTGAAAGACGGAGTGCAAGCAAGCTTGGAAACGAACGAATTAAGTAAGTACAAGTATTATTTTGATACGGATCACTCACAAGCTATTACATAGCTCGTGTTCGAATTTATTAATGAAGAGTAAAGGTATAAAACTTTagatatagggtacccaagttcgCCGACACAAAAAAGCAATAAAATAAGTGGTATAAAATTATATACTGTATTCTACTATATTCATACGTAATCAATTTATATCAATACCAAAATTCATCTCGAAATTTCGCATATTTCCCAAGATATTCAGAAATGAATTTGGAAAATTGCAGCATTAAATATCATTTCTAGGGTGAGCCACAAATCATAAACTGAAGTCTCAAGTGACTGCAAATTGTAAAACCGTCTGTACGTTCACTCATCACAGTTATTGTGACCGGTGCAACTAATACTCCAAAAGGATTAAAGGACCCATAACGATTCAAAGACTCAATTACtaatttgtatcaatattaattctgtttactacatacattatgctaataacaaatcttgatgaatatacaaatgtcttataATTTTATTCTTATGCAACCCACATTAACACAGGTATTCAGCAATTTATAATAATATTGTTAATTTCAGTAATTAATTGTACCGGTAAAAATGACTGTAATAAGTATATCATGACCTTGAAATCGCTCCCTAATATGCACGTATGCTGTGTATTAAAATGGattcatttatataaataagGTCATCGTATTAAAAAAGTAGAAACATACGGGTACATCTATTATAACCAGTActacaaaattttgaatatatattctttatattttcataagtTTGAAAGTATAAAGAACAGCTTCTCACTAATAGAGTAACTATATTAAAGAAATGTGAGGAAGCCTGGTGATTCGCTGTTGTCTGAATATGCTGTTAAGTTATATCATGTTTTGTCTGGGTATGTACTTAAACTCAGCATTTAGCATTTAACGGATTTTATATCTGtttaaatgaatcaataaaAGTTCAGCATTTAACCCACATACGTCTGAACTCTTTCTTGTAAGTAGGGCTTTGCAAGGTCTTCCAAAAATAAACTGATAACCTTATCATAAGCTGAAGTCACAAGGGAGATGTATTGTAGCTTGCTCACAATCATCATGTAGGTAATATTGTTTCGGTGTTTAATCGTAgcaattatttttatacttGTGACTATCAGGTGTAATTTCACGCCTACATTGTAGTATATTTTCCGGTGGAATCCATTAACTTAATTGctagatacacatgtacaataatgaAGTATAATTTAGGCCTCATTAGGAAGTAATTAAGTGTTGTGAAGTGATGTATATTTATTACATGTGTCCTATTTTGAGGTACGTGTCTCCCATACGTTTCTGTCTTCATCGAAGTTTTCCTTTCAATAATGTCCTATGTGACCTCATTTCGCTTGTGACATGTGTCCTTCCACGATACTGTCCAAACGTTTTCTTCTTGGGAAGTATTCAACAGATAGATGAAAGCAGACGCACTTTATGTCTAagtaatatttattcattactAATCTCCTGATGAACTAAAATTACgcaaatatataaaacatgcaTAAACCTCACATACGCATACATTTCCCACGTCATGGACAAAGGGATAATTGCTTCGTAttacctgtatatggtgtttatatatctcaactgattcgatatgcaagagcttgttctctgtatagtcagtttttaaatcgaggtaagctactgacaaacaagttgatggtacaggggtttcaatagtttcgattgaagtcagcatttcgcaaattctatggtcgttataacgatctagttcgtcaatacaacctatcattgggtcaaattctgtctgacgtgtttcataccgattgttaggccgtttttggcacattggttttgactacgaagaactccgtttacctgatcaggatatagggttcacggcgggtgtgaccggacaacagggaatgcttactccttctaggctcctgatcccacctctggtgtgtccaggggtctgtgtttgccgaactatctattttgtattgtttgtaggagttatgagattgatcacttctcgttatcttcacctttcttataTTCTGAATGTCGCAGAAGAAAATGAAGTAATGTTGATATTCCGAATACTGTAGTAGAAATTGTCTGTCATCTCAGGACACCCAATGTACATACATCTAATTGTAAATctatacatatgatatatggCGACGAAAGCACACGTCAAGTAGATCTCTGCGGGGAGGTTTATTCCAAAGAAAAACAATGAAGTCATAGGGGTGTAGCTAAAAGTTACGGTGTTTCGTCCCATTTCTCATGCAGAATCTTTGTGTTTCCTCAAGGACTAATTGTTGTTAACATCCTTGACCCACGGATTTGAAGTAGTACGCACATTTTATGCAATATAACaatgaagatgtaccagtaaatatatttcaatcattCTGGTGAGTCAATTGATTTTTCTATTTTAGGAACATATTCGTCATGTCAGAATTCAGTTATCTCTGTACTGCACGGAAAATTCCTTACAAGTATAAAACAGTTGTTCAAGTTTTCAGCGAAATAGCAACATCTTTTCCAAACAAAGAAATTCTCATTTATCGAAGTATTGATGGGGCCAGGGAAAGCTTGACTTGTCGTCAACTTCAGACGCACGCAACAAAATTAGCAGGTTATCTCACCAAGAAAGGAATTAAGAAGGGAGATAAAATTGCTCTTTCTGGACCCAACTCCCTAGAGTGGGTGATCGCAGAATTAGCAATAATCATGGCGGGGGCTATTGTTGTTCATGTCCCCTTCAGCAACATCGACGCCAGAGATGTTTGCGAGATAGCTTCAATTGCTGAGTGCAAGGCTTTTTTTATTGATCCTGGTAAACATGATGAATATGTAGCCATGATTTTACAACTTCAAACCTATCTAGTGGAAGACATGGATGTTTCAACTTTGGTTTTTCTCAGAAAGAGCGGACATTTAACATCCTATGATGACCTCCCTGGAATATTGCATTTGGAAGAAGAGACTGAAGTGTCATTTCCGACACTTTACCCCGAGGATGAAATTGTGCTTTTCACGACGTCTGGAAGCACAGGAAAGCCTAAAATGGTCCCTAAAACACACTTCCATGCAACCAACAATGATATGATCATTTCTGGGAAAACATACAATGATCGGCCGTTTGCTTGGATTGGAGGATCTCCCATTACAACAGTGTATCAAGGGGAACCTAGAGTCTTCTGCGACTCCGCAATTGCCTCAGAAGGACGTAGCACAATGAAGATATGGGaagtaattaaagaagaacaGTGTACATCGGCGGTATTGCTACCTTATTTTCTCTCAGATCTGGTGGCTCACGAAGAAAATTATAAAGATTCGTTCATGCTCGATGTCGTCACCACAGGTGGACAACCAGTTGACAATTTCCACACGAAGGTCATTGGCATATTTACAAAGACATTGAGAGTCGCATATGCATCAACCGAAAAATGTTGGATATCTGTGCTTACGATTTATACTACTGCTGGGGAAATAGAAGTTGGTGACGTAGGAAAACCAATACCTGGCATGGAAGTGAAAATCATTGATGGAGAtggaaatattttgagaaagGAGGAGAACGGGGAACTTTGTATACGAAGCATGTGTGGTTTTgaaaaatactacaaaaacacAAGGTTATCCGACGAAGTCCTTTTGCCAGGAAAGTGGTTTCGATCTGGCGACATTGCGCATATAAATGAACGCAGTCATATTATATTGAAAGGTCGTGTAAAGGACTGCATTTCCCGGGGTACAAGGAAAATTATACCCAGTAGCATCGAAAAATCATCATCAGAAAGAATGGTATACGAAATGTGATTGTGGTTGGTGTACCTGACAAACGTCTATACGAAGAAATTTGCGTTTGTTACGTCACAGATCCTGGGCTGGAAATTTCACCAACCGATGTAAAACAGTTTTGCTTGGGGGAGTTCGTTGGACACGATGCTATCGATGGTCTTGGAGAAATGCCGAAGTATTTTGTCAGATTCCATAGTCTGCCAATGCTTAGTAATGGAAAAATTAACAAGCAACAAGTTAGAATTGATGCCATTCAACAGCTGGAATTGATTGATTAGATGGAAGACGGACTCTCCACATCAAATATCGCTTACCAAAATTGAGTTTGAGCAGTTAGCTGAAAAGTGATTAAAATAGCACATTTTCGAGTTACTGCCGGAACACCGTTTTTACCCGAATTTTACACGCGCCCTCAGATTTGGTTAGCCCTAGGCATTTCCGGTTTTAAAACGTCAAGTTTCAAAGTGATGGAGAGAACTTTTTAAATCGATTTTTTTATGGAAAGTGACAGATCTtaagttctattttttttttcggatCGAGGGGTCGTGTTTCTTTTgtagaaaaattaatttagttaGTACAGAGTCGTGCGAGATTGCAGTGGAACTGAAGTTAGAGAGGTAATACCACTTGAACATTGTcgtgaataaaattatattaaacaGAGTGTTTTAATTTGTCTATAGAAtttcggtctggtaaaatgtgattcgATCCAGTAATATTGAACCAATTGCCCAGTAAGTACCAGAAGAACTTTTGATGCAGTGACAGATTTAGAGTGGGAAGGGGGGTGGGTCCAACAGTCCTCCCTCCTTTCGCCAGTAATTCAAAAATAATGCAAGTAAAAACTCAGATTTCTCActcaaaatggctgagtattttggctaatactttactttaaccccccacccccgtcGAAAATCCTAAATCCGTCACTGATTTAACATCGAAGAAAACGGGATTAATTATAGTAATTTCATCACATGGAACAAGTGTCGCAATATTCTCAGCCAGACATTCAAACTTGCGGTATTTTATGACTTACACACAGGATTCTGTGTACAGTCTAACATGAACGAAAATGGGTTCAGATTATTCACTTCAAACCATATTGAAAGTATACAAATGTCATAAATGCTCAGAACAGTTGCCATTAAATCAGACTGCATTCCAGTAACGAGGCAGACGTCAAATCCTTACAATGTATGGGTGCTGGTGCACTAGTCAGGACAAATTGTGTCCGAGGTTGTACCTGTTTTTGTGTTGTTTCAAATTTGGTGCCAATTTTGTCATATATTAGAAATAGATTATATTACTGCTAAGCAAAATTAGAAAGTAAAAGTATCGCACCATGTCAGATATCATTCCCATTGTGGTATCATGTCATCCAATCATcaacatatatttgaattttcatgtttttatcttTTGTTTATCGTAATTTCTCATTTTCCAACAGCTGTTTAGTTCCTTTTGTTTTTGTAGTGTTCTGTTGTTGAtcattttgcaaattgtcttgATATTTCAAAGCTAGCATTTTTGTACTCTGATTGGTGGCtatgttttattatcatgaACATTTTAACATCACCactgtcattttt belongs to Ostrea edulis chromosome 7, xbOstEdul1.1, whole genome shotgun sequence and includes:
- the LOC125654755 gene encoding medium-chain acyl-CoA ligase ACSF2, mitochondrial-like, which codes for MSEFSYLCTARKIPYKYKTVVQVFSEIATSFPNKEILIYRSIDGARESLTCRQLQTHATKLAGYLTKKGIKKGDKIALSGPNSLEWVIAELAIIMAGAIVVHVPFSNIDARDVCEIASIAECKAFFIDPGKHDEYVAMILQLQTYLVEDMDVSTLVFLRKSGHLTSYDDLPGILHLEEETEVSFPTLYPEDEIVLFTTSGSTGKPKMVPKTHFHATNNDMIISGKTYNDRPFAWIGGSPITTVYQGEPRVFCDSAIASEGRSTMKIWEVIKEEQCTSAVLLPYFLSDLVAHEENYKDSFMLDVVTTGGQPVDNFHTKVIGIFTKTLRVAYASTEKCWISVLTIYTTAGEIEVGDVGKPIPGMEVKIIDGDGNILRKEENGELCIRSMCGFEKYYKNTRLSDEVLLPGKWFRSGDIAHINERSHIILKGRVKDCISRGTRKIIPSSIEKSSSERMVYEM